The Aphanothece sacrum FPU1 nucleotide sequence GTCCCTCCTTATGAGTCTACTGTCACCCAAAAACTCAAAGACGCGGGGGCAGTTATGGTGGGCAAAACTAACTTAGATGAGTTTGCTATGGGCAGTTCAACGGAAAATTCCGGTTATCAAATCACCGCTAACCCTTGGGATCTCTCTAGAGTACCTGGAGGATCATCAGGAGGATCAGCGGCCGCCGTAGCCGCTTCAGAATGCGTTGTAGCCTTGGGATCGGATACGGGTGGGTCTATACGTCAACCGGCCTCTTTATGTGGCATCGTGGGCTTAAAACCGACCTATGGGTTGGTTTCTCGCTTTGGGTTGGTAGCTTATGCTTCATCTTTAGATCAAATTGGCCCTTTATCCCGTAGCGTTGAAGATGCTGCTATTTTATTAGGGGCGATCGCGGGATACGATAACAAAGATTCAACCAGTCTTAATGTGCCGATTCCTGACTATACCCAATTCCTGAAAAAGTCTTTAAAAGGCTTAAAAATTGGGATTATTGAGGAAACTTTTGGGGAAGGTTTAGATTCCATTGTAGAAAAAACAGTCAATGAAGCGATCGCCCAACTCAAAAGTTTAGGGGCCAAAGTACAAAAAATATCTTGTCCTCGTTTTCGTTATGGTTTACCTGCTTATTATATTATTGCTCCTTCAGAGGCTTCTGCTAATTTAGCCCGTTATGATGCGGTTAAATACGGCATTCGAGAAAATGCTGATAGTCTCATTGATATGTATACCAAAACTCGCGCTAAAGGTTTTGGAACTGAAGTAAAACGGCGTATTATGTTGGGAACTTATGCCTTATCAGCAGGGTATTATGATGCTTATTATCTTAAGGCCCAAAAAGTCCGCACTCTCATTAAACAGGACTTTGATGCAGCTTTTGAGAAAGTAGATGTTTTAGTGTGTCCGACAACTCCTACAACTGCATTTAAAGCAGGGGAAAAGACTTCTGATCCCTTAAGTATGTATTTGTCAGATTTAATGACAATTCCTGTTAATTTAGCAGGTTTACCAGGAATGAGTATACCTTGCGGGTTCGATCAAGAAGGTTTACCTATTGGGTTACAATTGATTGGCAATGTATTAGAAGAAGGCAAACTATTCCAAGTAGGATATGCTTATGAACAAGCTACAACTTGGCATAATCATATCCCTCCCTTAAAGTAAAGTTTACCCGTAGGGGTAATTCATGAATTATCCCTAAACTTCGTGCGGGGATTCCGTTGACATTTTTGGTAAATTATTAGCTAATGATTCATAATCATTAATAACGGATTAAGGATAATGCCCAATGATCATCAACCTTTTGTTAAAAGCAATCATCAGTGGCGCAGGAATTACCATTATTACCTATTTTGCTGCTTGTTTTGCTTTATTACTCTGGCAACATCGTCTTATTTTTGTTCCCTCTCGTAAGGTAAACACCACTCCCCAAGATTTAGGATTAACTTATGAGGATGTTTGGTTATCTGTGTCCAGTTTTCAACGTCAAGGAGAACGTTTACATGGATGGTGGATACCTAATAATTTAAAGGGCGATCGCGTTTTACTCTATTTACACGGAAATGGGGGCAATATTAGTTATAATTTAGGGCCGGCCCAACGATTTAACAAGTTAGGGTTCTCGGTTTTTATGATAGACTATTGCGGTTATGGTCGTAGTGGGGGAGAGTTTCCCACCGAAGCAGAAGTCTATCGGGATGCTCAACTGGCCTGGAATTATTTAGTCGAAGAACGCCAAATACAACCGAAAAATATCTTTATTTATGGTCATTCTTTAGGAGGCGCGATCGCTATTGATCTAGGAGTTCGTCAACCTCATGCGGCCGGAATTATAGTAGAAAATACCTTCACTTCCATCAGAGAAATGGTAGATGAAAGAGGTTTAATGTATCGTTTATTTCCCATTGAATTAATTTTGCAACAAAGATTTGATTCTTTGAGTAAATTACGATTATTACAAGTTCCTTTACTCTTGATTCATGGAATTAGCGATAGCACGGTTCCTGCTAAAATGAGTCAACGATTATTTAATGCAGCTAACGTTCCTAAAAAATTATTACTTGTTCCCGATGCAGGTCATAATAATGTGGGTGCAGTGAGTGAGGAAAAGTATGATCAAACTGTGAGCGAGTTTTCCGAATTAGTGCGTCATACTCAAGCTAAATCTATGATAGATATCAGATTTGAGTCATACTATTAACTGTTTAAAAATCTTCGGGTATAACCCATTGAGGAGGTTGGGACATTTTTTTTAACCTTGCTTCCTCTGCTATTTGTAACATCTTCTCTAAGGAAGTATTTTCAATAAATTTTGATGCTTGTTTTGCGTGTTCTCGGTTAGGACATTTTTCTCCTAAAATACAACCGTTCACACAATCAATGTCACAATTAACTTGATGATTCACTGTCACCTCAACTATCATACTCATCTGTTCAACAGATATTATAAATTATGAATTATAAATTATGAATTATAAATTATGAATTATATAAATTATATAATTTATATAATTTATGAATTCCTGAATTGAGATCCAAACATCTTAGTATTCATAAATATACTTTTTCCACATTTTTTGATAATGCCTGCGATCGCCTTTAACTGATTTAACAGCTTAAGAAGTAATCGCAGGCATAAAAGAGTCTAGAATAAGCCTAAAGTCAAAGACTTATCGATGGGGAAAGTAGCACCCGCACCTAACCAGATAGTAACAACAGTACCAACGAGGAAAACAGTCGTAGCAATAGGACGACGGAAAGGATTTTGGAATTTGTTGACACTTTCAATAAAAGGAATCAACATTAAACCTAAAGGAACAGCCGCTTGACAAGCGATTCCTAAAAGTTTGTTGGGTAAAATCCGCAAAATCTGGAACACAGGATAGAGATACCATTCAGGTAAAATTTCCAGGGGAGTAGCAAAAGGATCAGCAGGTTCTCCCACTAAACCCGGATCAAGAACTGCTAATCCAACCAGAAGGCCCATAGTTCCTAAGATAACCACAGGGAAAATATAAAGAAGGTCATTAGGCCAAGCAGGTTCACCGTAATAGTTGTGGCCCATACCTTGGGCCAGTTTGGCCCGTAATTTAGGATCGCTTAGATCTGGCTTTTTTTCAGTTGCCATTTGATAGATTTCTCCTTATCAACACTGAGGATCTGTGTGCTATTTATCGAGGATAAGTGACCAGTTTCCCAATTATTACCCAAATTATCAGCATTAAATGTTCACTGGTCACGATTAATTATTACAAGGGCCCCGAAATCCCTTGTTTACGAATCATTAAGAAATGAGCCAGCATGAAGACAGCAATTAACCAGGGAAAGACAAAGGTATGTAAGCTGTAGAAACGAGTCAGAGTAGATTGTCCTACACTTTGACCACCCCGTAATAATTCAACCATCTGATCGCCCACTACAGGGATAGCAGCAGGGACACCTGAAACGATTTTAACCGCCCAGTAACCAACCTGATCCCAAGGAAGGGAATAACCTGTTACCCCAAAGGAAACGGTAATAACAGCTAAGACAACCCCAGTTATCCAGGTTAACTCACGGGGCTTTTTGAAGCCACCAGTTAAGTAAACGCGGAAAACGTGCAGGATCATCATCAGCACCATCATACTCGCTGACCAACGATGGATAGACCGAATCAACCAACCGAAGTTCACCTCATTCATAATGTACTCAACGGAAGCAAAGGCATCTGTTACCGTTGGTTTGTAATAGAATGTCATGGCGAACCCAGTGGCAAACTGGATCAGGAAGCAAACCAGGGTGATCCCCCCCAGACAGTAGAAAATATTGACATGGGGAGGGACGTATTTACTAGAAATGTCGTCAGAAATCGCCTCGATTTCAAGACGATCATTAAACCATTGGTAAAGTTTGGAATCTGTAACTTGTTTGGTAAACATTGAAGCTATAATTCGCTATCGAATGAATGATCACGGACTGATGAAGGTTGACCCCTCCAGATAAAATACCTAGTGTCAGGAGTCGGATTTGGTCTATATGTTAAGTGTATTATGCCGTTGCTTACCTGGAGATTTCGAGCGGAGTCTAATTTCGGTAAACACAATACCCTATTAAAAAATGTAACATAATCGTTGCCTCTAATCCATAGCAATCCTTTAATTAATCTCTAGTGTCTCGATCATCATCTATTCATTAGCTATTCGGGTAAGTAGTAAGTGACGAGTAATAAGTCCTAGGTCATAGGCAGTTTATTTGATAATTATCCCAATGATTTAGCAAACAATAAGGGGCTTCTTCTAGGGGAGGATACCAATGCTTCTGGACTGTTTTTTGAGAAGTATTATAAAATAAATAAAAATAACCTTGCTCTGGATCTTTGAGTAATTCTTTTAAAGCTAACCACCATAATTTATTGATTTTGTGACCTTGAGTAACAATAATAGCATCAAAACTAAGATCAATTTTAGCAATTGACTTTAGCAGTAAAGTTGGGAGTATTTCATCAAATAAAAGCTTTTTATTGGGATATTTTTTAAGGTTAATATCATGATTAATTGCTTTTTTAATAATGCTTTTACTAAGCTCATAAAAATCATTAATCTGTAAATCTTCTCTTTCTCCTAATTGATGTCGAATATATTTTGTTGAACTTCTTTTATAGCTTATTACTAAGATACTTAATTTTTTTTGATGTAAACGATTTACTTGTTCAATTATTAGTAAGGTTTTCTCTGAATCTGAACAGCTATTAATAGCAACCCTATTATGATACTTTAAAAATTCTAAAAGTTCTAATTGTTCTGGTGATAATTCCATCAATGACTTAGAATTTTGAGTCATTGATATTTGCGAAACAACACTAATAGGAAAAGATTGCTGCTGATCATAATTTATATTTTGTTTTTTATTTTCTTGACTCAACGCGAATTCTATCTGCTGCTGATTTTCTGAATAACTCATGACAGATTTTAGCCAATTTCTTAAATTAAATAACTGAGGTTGATCTAGAATAAGCGTTTGCGGAATGTCTAAACCAAATGCATTATTAATACTGACATCAGGAAAAGCAACTGCTTCTGAGATAACAATGGGTTTATCACTCCAAAAGTCATGTTCTTGTAAATATTGTAAGAGACTATATTTAGTCTCTATAGCTTGTTGAAACGGATCGGGGATAAGATTATTATTATTGTACCAGTTTCCTTGATCATAGGAAATGTCCCCCTCCCTGATTTTCAGAACTACTGTATTGAATTGGGGAGAAATAATGACCAAATCTGCATCTGTTTTTTGCTGTCCAGAATTAGAATGATTAACTGTCCATTTTACGGAAGAAAAAATTGTAAAATCATCAGGTAATTGCTTTTTAAAGAGAGAATATAAACGGTTTTGAGCTTTGTCGGTAATGTCTGAATCATGAAAAAGATTAGAGAGAGTTTTGGACACAATAGGCCTGTGCTTAATGAGCTATATAATCATTATACTTTTATTATTCCCAGAAAGATGTTTCAGTGATCAATAGTTGATATTTACTTTTCCCTTGGTAGAATTTTCCTATGGGATAATACTGAGATATAATGTTGAAAAGTTATGTTAGAATACCAGGAGATACTGTGTCAATTAATTTTCAAGAAATCATTGCTAAGTTACATGAATTTTGGAGTGATCGTAGTTGTTTAATCGCTCAACCATATGATACAGAAAAAGGTGCAGGAACCATGAGTCCTCATACCTTTTTGCGAGCAATAGGCCCCGAACCTTGGTCAGTTGCTTATGTTGAACCTTGTCGTCGTCCTACGGATGGACGTTATGGAGAAAACCCCAATCGTTTTCAGCATTATTATCAGTATCAAGTATTAATTAAACCCTCTCCTGATAATATTCAAGAGGTATATTTAGACTCTCTCAGAGCATTAGGTATTCATCCAGAAGATCATGATATTCGCTTTGTGGAAGATAACTGGGAGTCTCCAACTTTGGGTGCTTGGGGAGTAGGTTGGGAAGTATGGTTAGATGGTATGGAAATTACCCAGTTTACTTATTTTCAGCAATGTGGTGGTATAGATTGTCGTCCAGTTTCTATTGAGATAACTTATGGTTTAGAACGGTTGGCTATGTATCTACAAAATGTGGAAACAATCACCAAAATTCAATGGAATACTCAAGTAAATTATGGAGAAATTTTTCTACAAAATGAGATAGAACAATGTACTTATAATTTTGAAGGATCTGATCCAGATTTATTGTTGAAATTGTTTAGTTTATATGAACAAGAAGCTAAACAACTCATTGAACGGGGGTTAGTAATTCCTAGTTTAGATTATGTGCTTAAATGTTCCCATAGTTTCAATTTATTGGATGCTAGGGGAGTGATTGCAGTTGCAGAAAGAACTCGTTATATTGGTCGAATTCGTAATTTAGCTAAAGAAGTTGCTAATTTATATTTACAACAACGAGAAACCTTAAACTTTCCTCTACAAAAATCAAGGAGTTAGTCAAATTCTGGGGATCATATTTCAGCAATGGGTAATTCCCAATCTGGTAATATTTCTGGGACGGTTAATATATCGGTTTCTACCGAAGCTAGTATGTAAAACTATACTTGTTCGGTAGAATCATATATCGCCATTATGATTTGATAAGAACCTCTATCCCCTTTCGGTCTTCCAAAAACTACCATTGTATCCGGTGCTTGTGCTAAAGTATTATTCTCTTCTACGGGATACCATAATAAATCACCAGCAATAA carries:
- the petD gene encoding cytochrome b6-f complex subunit IV is translated as MATEKKPDLSDPKLRAKLAQGMGHNYYGEPAWPNDLLYIFPVVILGTMGLLVGLAVLDPGLVGEPADPFATPLEILPEWYLYPVFQILRILPNKLLGIACQAAVPLGLMLIPFIESVNKFQNPFRRPIATTVFLVGTVVTIWLGAGATFPIDKSLTLGLF
- the glyQ gene encoding glycine--tRNA ligase subunit alpha; the encoded protein is MSINFQEIIAKLHEFWSDRSCLIAQPYDTEKGAGTMSPHTFLRAIGPEPWSVAYVEPCRRPTDGRYGENPNRFQHYYQYQVLIKPSPDNIQEVYLDSLRALGIHPEDHDIRFVEDNWESPTLGAWGVGWEVWLDGMEITQFTYFQQCGGIDCRPVSIEITYGLERLAMYLQNVETITKIQWNTQVNYGEIFLQNEIEQCTYNFEGSDPDLLLKLFSLYEQEAKQLIERGLVIPSLDYVLKCSHSFNLLDARGVIAVAERTRYIGRIRNLAKEVANLYLQQRETLNFPLQKSRS
- a CDS encoding alpha/beta hydrolase; protein product: MIINLLLKAIISGAGITIITYFAACFALLLWQHRLIFVPSRKVNTTPQDLGLTYEDVWLSVSSFQRQGERLHGWWIPNNLKGDRVLLYLHGNGGNISYNLGPAQRFNKLGFSVFMIDYCGYGRSGGEFPTEAEVYRDAQLAWNYLVEERQIQPKNIFIYGHSLGGAIAIDLGVRQPHAAGIIVENTFTSIREMVDERGLMYRLFPIELILQQRFDSLSKLRLLQVPLLLIHGISDSTVPAKMSQRLFNAANVPKKLLLVPDAGHNNVGAVSEEKYDQTVSEFSELVRHTQAKSMIDIRFESYY
- a CDS encoding NERD domain-containing protein is translated as MSKTLSNLFHDSDITDKAQNRLYSLFKKQLPDDFTIFSSVKWTVNHSNSGQQKTDADLVIISPQFNTVVLKIREGDISYDQGNWYNNNNLIPDPFQQAIETKYSLLQYLQEHDFWSDKPIVISEAVAFPDVSINNAFGLDIPQTLILDQPQLFNLRNWLKSVMSYSENQQQIEFALSQENKKQNINYDQQQSFPISVVSQISMTQNSKSLMELSPEQLELLEFLKYHNRVAINSCSDSEKTLLIIEQVNRLHQKKLSILVISYKRSSTKYIRHQLGEREDLQINDFYELSKSIIKKAINHDINLKKYPNKKLLFDEILPTLLLKSIAKIDLSFDAIIVTQGHKINKLWWLALKELLKDPEQGYFYLFYNTSQKTVQKHWYPPLEEAPYCLLNHWDNYQINCL
- the gatA gene encoding Asp-tRNA(Asn)/Glu-tRNA(Gln) amidotransferase subunit GatA — protein: MPSIREIHQQLVKKERSAVEITTEALKRIEVVDPKVKSFLCITADHALKVAKQVDQKIAAKEEIGLLAGIPIGIKDNMCTTGIPTTCASRILENFVPPYESTVTQKLKDAGAVMVGKTNLDEFAMGSSTENSGYQITANPWDLSRVPGGSSGGSAAAVAASECVVALGSDTGGSIRQPASLCGIVGLKPTYGLVSRFGLVAYASSLDQIGPLSRSVEDAAILLGAIAGYDNKDSTSLNVPIPDYTQFLKKSLKGLKIGIIEETFGEGLDSIVEKTVNEAIAQLKSLGAKVQKISCPRFRYGLPAYYIIAPSEASANLARYDAVKYGIRENADSLIDMYTKTRAKGFGTEVKRRIMLGTYALSAGYYDAYYLKAQKVRTLIKQDFDAAFEKVDVLVCPTTPTTAFKAGEKTSDPLSMYLSDLMTIPVNLAGLPGMSIPCGFDQEGLPIGLQLIGNVLEEGKLFQVGYAYEQATTWHNHIPPLK
- the petB gene encoding cytochrome b6, producing MFTKQVTDSKLYQWFNDRLEIEAISDDISSKYVPPHVNIFYCLGGITLVCFLIQFATGFAMTFYYKPTVTDAFASVEYIMNEVNFGWLIRSIHRWSASMMVLMMILHVFRVYLTGGFKKPRELTWITGVVLAVITVSFGVTGYSLPWDQVGYWAVKIVSGVPAAIPVVGDQMVELLRGGQSVGQSTLTRFYSLHTFVFPWLIAVFMLAHFLMIRKQGISGPL